TTTTTATCAGACCTCAATTGTATCAACACACTATAGTACTAATTCACTTCGCGCTTTACGGAAgcaaaccttttttttttgttttatagttaaatattaatgaattgtGGCCGtatttcatacaattagtatacatataagttttttttttattttagtgcaACTAGGCGACGGTACTCGTTTGGTTGTGTGCCTTGTTGCTGAGCTGATTATAGGCCAAGCCTTAAATCATTAttagtgcatatacatatacaattatatttaatatatattcatatatataatcaaaaaaaaatgcaaaaacattttagtttttaGCGATaactgaaaaatttaatatttcaagtgGAATGTAaggaatttataaaatatcaaattcaaaGTTAGAAaggaatttatttcttaaattttaatattcgttaaatattataaacaaaaagctTATCAAAGCATTCAAAGCTTACTTAAGCTTATTCAACGCTAAAAATTCGGCAGCTATTTTGCGAGAGTTATTCAATTTTGATTTATCGGCACTAGCTCGAGTGCCATCTGTAGAAATTCCTTCAACCCCGTTAATTGATCCTTACTACTTTCGCCCGCTTTAAAGTGCTCATACCAATCAGCCAAGCGCTGGTGCTGCCTTTGCTGAGCATCACTTAGCGTATCCCAAAACTGCTCGAAAGCTCTGCGGAATTTCCGCACCGCATCATCCACGGCGCTGTGCACACGCCAATTCAGCTCGAGCAACTGCAATTTATCAAGCACTTTCTTCAAAACGCTAGCCTTACTGTCCTCGTCTTTGCTATGTAGTATGTTGTCGAATTCGGCATACATATCGCCGATGTCCCTGATCAGTGAATTTCTGTCATTTGAAGGCGCAGCACTCAAACGCTCCAGCATACTGGTCAAGCGCGGTGTAAGCGCTCGAACGTATGCGTCGTCCGCGGGCAGCGCTTTCAGCTCCTTCAGCAAGTCGGCAACGAATCGCGCAGACTCCGCTATGAGcgtattgaaatatttgtctACGCCATCGAGCGTTGCGACAATCACTGGCTCGAGCGCTTGCACAAAACTGGCTTCATTCGTTTTGGTTATGTGGGGTTGCTGCAATTCATTTAACTTTGTGTCCGCCTGAAACGGTTGGGCGGCTATGTGCTGCTGGGGAAAGAAAGTTCAATATTATGTTGCGGCAACTATTTGTTCACTGTGTTTCACCTGCAGTGTTAAGTATATGCACAGCAACAATAAACCCGTTGATTTCACCATATTGGTGTAGATTTTTACTGAGCCACTGTTATGAAGTGACTAAGAGTGCAGCTAAAcagcattatttatatatacctagTTGTGGAAAGCTAGtggaaaaatattcaattattctAAAGAATAGTTGTTTCATGCTAATTATAAACGCTACTCAGAAATACTGAAACACCGTAAGCCCACTTGATGAGTTCGCCAACCGGTTTTGAGCTATTAGCTATACAATGCTATCGTATCAATTAATATAGTAGCACGTAAGTGAACTCTTCTACCAAGAATAAGTTGATAATGATAAACATATACTGAGGCTAATAGATTGCCAGATATTAGCGATTACCAAACAACATAGGCAAAAACATTACTCCCATTCAAAATGAGATTTTCGACattaattcaaatgaaattgtaGAAAACTGTTGTTAAGTAGCCTGATGGCATTTTGTTGATATGGGATGTTTTTTAGACATCAAGAAGAAATAAACCACTTAAATAACATTCAGCCGATGGACTcaattttcgacaattttgtgCTGCAATTTTTGGCCAATTGTGATTACTTCAAAAACTCAGCAACTTCCACCACAGTATGCTCTACCACTCGTATACGATCTCTGTTTTGCGCGTCCACGAACTCAGTGTTATTTAGTCGTAACATAAATCACGACTTATGAAAGTCAATTTAGTGTTGTAGTAGTacctttattatatattaaggaCAGACTCGTTGTCCGATGGCTTAACCTTCTTCCGTTAAAACATGGAAAGCACCAACGACCGTTGCTGTAGGATTGAGAGACTCGAGTATGGCAGTAGTTATGCATTTGCTCTTAAGCTAGTACTCCAGCCTATTTGGACAAAATGATACTCAGTCTGGAAGTTTTAGTTGTGTGGTTTTCTTATTGAAATTAGCAGttctttaaataaatctttTAGAAACACAACTACCAGCGTTTTCATCGCTAGACGTTtcacaaaatatagtaaatgtaaataaaacatcGCACATTATTGCATGCGGCGCAGCAGCAGATAAGCAGAGAGTTTAATAAACGGCATCTTATTGTCTAATAAGTAGATCATTTGCATTCGCATTTATCTGCAAAGCGTGACGAGATGCAGCGGTCACATTGTACGTACATATTTGCTGATTCGTTAGCATTATTCTACGGATCGTGGTAAAAAAGGAATGCATATGCCGATCAGTTCATTCTAAGCTGTCAGCCTTGTACCTATACATAGGACTATTTATACACTCAGTTATGGCTTAACGAAAGAGTCATTCTCATTCTTAAAAAGATGCTTCCACATAAattttatgtgtaaaaaatgAAAGTGACTAAAGCTTATGCGTCGAACCATATTTTATATCACATAATTGATTGCGTGCTACCCTTTGCAAGAATATTTTGCTCCAATACCGTTTTACGCTTCGTATGCCGTCGCCGCGCAGATAAGGCTTAACAAACGGATGTCGGTTTGACGACGAAGATTGGTCTACATGAAAGAAGGAAAGAAAGAAcggattaaataaatataaatatatatagaaataaatatacatatatgaatactatatatattcttatacatCACGGATAGCACACTAACATATTTCTGCACAGATTTGTTTCAAGTATTATTACCCCGATTATCGAAATCAGTTGGTCTTTGAATGTCGCGCGAATAATACGAATAACGGAAAAATGCGCTTagctaatttgttgttgcttctgctCATACTCGGTATGATTAGCAACTCATTGGCTAAAGTTTGTAAAGTGAATAATGGTACACAAGAAATTCGTGTGTGTTGTCCGGGATACGATAGAGTGAAGAATAGGTGCATACCTATCTGCCCACTAGGCTGTTTAAATGGTAGGTGCACCAAACCGAATGTGTGTGAGTGCAACAAAGGCTATAAAAAACATAATGATCATCGGTAGGTGCAATTGATAGATTgtgaatatagatatatatactaCCTGACTTATATGTATACACTTATTCAGATAAAgagacaaattaaattaataaattttcattttaataaaactgcGTAAATCCAATTTTCTCCAATAGTTGCGTACCCATATGCGATAACTGTACGAACGGCAACTGTATTGGACCGAATAACTGCAAATGCATTACCGATTATGTGCAAAATGGGTCTGGCGACTGTGTGCCCGTCTGTAATTTAGACTGCAAGAACGGTGAATGCATTGCGCCCAATAAATGTAGGTGCCCACAGGGCTATCGTGCAAATGAAAACGGTGGCTGTGATCCCATTTGCTCAAGCGGCTGTTCGAATGGTCGGTGCGTCGCTCCTGAGACCTGTGACTGCCTCAAAGGATATTCACTGAACGCTTCATATATATGTGACCCGGTTTGTTCAAGCGGATGTGCGAATGGTCGGTGCGTCGCTCCTGAGACCTGTGACTGCAACAAAGGATATTCACTGAAcagtacaaatatatgtgacccGGTTTGTTCAAGCGGATGTCCGAATGGTCGGTGCGTCGCTCCTGAGACCTGTGACTGCAATAAAGGATATACACTGAAcagtacaaatatatgtgacccGGTTTGTTCAAGCGGATGTCCGAATGGTCGGTGCGTCGCTCCTGACACCTGTGACTGCAATAAAGGATATACACTGAAcagtacaaatatatgtgacccGGTTTGTTCAAGCGGATGTCCGAATGGTCGGTGCGTCGCTCCTGAGACCTGTGACTGCAATAAAGGATATACACTGAAcagtacaaatatatgtgacccGGTTTGCTCAAACGGATGTCCCAATGGTCGGTGCGTCTCTCCTGAGACCTGTGACTGCCTCAAAGGATATTCACTGAACGCTTCAAATATATGTGACCCGGTTTGTTCAAGCGGATGTCCGAATGGTCGGTGCGTCGCTCCTGAGACCTGTGACTGCAACAAAGGATATTCACTAAAcagtacaaatatatgtgacccGATTTGTTCAAGCGGATGTCCGAATGGTCGGTGCGTCGCTCCTGAGACCTGTGAGTGCAACAAAGGGTATTCGCAGAACGCTCCAAATATATGTGACCCGGTTTGCTCAAGCAGATGTCCGAATGGGCGGTGCGTCGCTCCTGAGACCTGTGACTGCAACAAAGCATATTCACTCAGCGCTCTAAATACATGTGACCCGGTTTGTTCAAGCAGATGTCCGAATGGGCGGTGCGTCGCTCCTGAGACCTGTGACTGCCTCAAAGGATATTCACTGAACGCTTCAAATATATGTGACCCGGTTTGTTCAAGCGGATGTCCGAATGGTCGGTGCGTCGCTCCTGAGACCTGTGACTGCAACAAAGGATATTCACTAAAcagtacaaatatatgtgacccGATTTGTTCAAGCGGATGTCCGAATGGTCGGTGCGTCGCTCCTGAGACCTGTGAGTGCCTCAAAGGATATTCACTGAACGCTTCAAATATATGTGACCCGGTTTGTTCAAGCGGATGTCCGAATGGCCGGTGCGTCGCTCCTGCGACCTGTGACTGCAACAAAGGATATTCACTGAAtagtacaaatatatgtgacccGGTTTGCTCAAACGGATGTCCCAATGGTCGGTGCGTCTCTCCTGAGACCTGCGACTGCAACAAAGGATATTCACTGAACGCTTCAAATATATGTGACCCGGTTTGCTCAAACGGATGTCCCAATGGTCGGTGCGTCGCTCCTGATTCCTGTGATTGCAACGAAGGATATTCACAGAACGCTCCAAATATATGTGACCCGGTTTGCTCAAGCGGATGTCCGAATGGTCGGTGCGTCGCTCCTGAGGCCTGCGACTGCAACAACGGATATTCACTCAGCGCTCCAAATACATGTAACCCGGTTTGCTCAAGCGGATGTCCGAATGGTCGGTGCGTCGCTCCTGAGACCTGTGAGTGCAACGAAGGGTATTCACACAACGctacaaatatatgtgacccGGTTTGCTCAAGCGGATGTCCGAATGGTCGGTGCGTCGCTCCTGAGACCTGTGAGTGCAACAAAGGGTATTCACAGAACGCTCCAAATATATGTGACCCGGTTTGCTCAAGCAGATGTCCGAATGAGCGGTGCGTCGCTCCTGAGACCTGTGACTGCAACAAAGCATATTCACTCAGCGCTCTAAATACATGTGACCCGGTTTGTTCAAGCGGATGTCCGAATGGTCGTTGCGACGCTCCTGAGACCTGTAACTGCAACGAAGGATATTCACTGAACgttacaaatatatgtgacccGGTTTGCTCAAACGGATGTCCCAATGGTCGGTGCGTCTCTCCTGAGACCTGTGACTGCAACAAAGGATATTCACTGAACGCTTCAAATATATGTGACCCGGTTTGTTCTAGCGGATGTCCGAATGGTCGGTGCGTCGCTCCTGAGACCTGTGAGTGCAACAAAGGGTATTCGCAGAACGCTCCAAATATATGTGACCCGGTTTGCTCAAGCAGATGTCCGAATGGTCGGTGCGTCGCTCCTGAGACCTGTGAGTGCAACAAAGGGTATTCGCAGAACGCTCCAAATATATGCGACCCAGTTTGCTCAAGCGGATGTCCGAACGGTCGGTGCGTCGCTCCTGAGACCTGTGACTGCCTCAAAGGATATTCACTGAACGCTTCAAATATATGTGACCCGGTTTGTTCAAGCGGATGTCCGAATGGTCGGTGCGTCGCTCCTGAGACCTGTGACTGC
This portion of the Zeugodacus cucurbitae isolate PBARC_wt_2022May chromosome 3, idZeuCucr1.2, whole genome shotgun sequence genome encodes:
- the LOC105211448 gene encoding uncharacterized protein LOC105211448 isoform X2, which produces MVKSTGLLLLCIYLTLQHIAAQPFQADTKLNELQQPHITKTNEASFVQALEPVIVATLDGVDKYFNTLIAESARFVADLLKELKALPADDAYVRALTPRLTSMLERLSAAPSNDRNSLIRDIGDMYAEFDNILHSKDEDSKASVLKKVLDKLQLLELNWRVHSAVDDAVRKFRRAFEQFWDTLSDAQQRQHQRLADWYEHFKAGESSKDQLTGLKEFLQMALELVPINQN
- the LOC105211448 gene encoding uncharacterized protein LOC105211448 isoform X1 — translated: MVKSTGLLLLCIYLTLQQHIAAQPFQADTKLNELQQPHITKTNEASFVQALEPVIVATLDGVDKYFNTLIAESARFVADLLKELKALPADDAYVRALTPRLTSMLERLSAAPSNDRNSLIRDIGDMYAEFDNILHSKDEDSKASVLKKVLDKLQLLELNWRVHSAVDDAVRKFRRAFEQFWDTLSDAQQRQHQRLADWYEHFKAGESSKDQLTGLKEFLQMALELVPINQN